In Phycisphaeraceae bacterium, one DNA window encodes the following:
- a CDS encoding aspartate 1-decarboxylase, which yields MLRHALHAKIHRATVTYCEPDYMGSITIDADLLDAVGMRVNEKVLVSDVTSGSRFETYVFRGERGSGVIGVNGAAARLSGIGHLVIIMSFCILDEEALGRHRPKVALCTPENRVERLITYDAG from the coding sequence ATGCTTCGACACGCTCTCCATGCCAAGATCCATCGAGCCACGGTGACCTACTGTGAGCCCGACTACATGGGCTCGATCACCATCGATGCCGATCTCCTCGATGCGGTCGGCATGCGCGTGAATGAGAAGGTTCTGGTCAGCGATGTCACGAGCGGTTCGCGCTTTGAGACCTATGTCTTCAGGGGCGAGCGGGGGAGTGGTGTGATCGGCGTGAATGGGGCAGCGGCGCGGCTGTCGGGGATCGGCCATCTCGTCATCATCATGAGCTTCTGCATCCTCGACGAGGAGGCCCTCGGTCGCCATCGCCCCAAGGTGGCGCTCTGCACGCCGGAGAATCGCGTCGAGCGCCTCATCACCTACGACGCGGGCTGA
- the rsfS gene encoding ribosome silencing factor, which yields MSSRRPVRLAPGANGTAEQFALDAARLVSELKCSEVTLIDLRGLSPVCDFMVIASGSSERQMRSVAQRLEDLGKERGSPPYRQSRDGGDTWIVIDFVDVVVHLFEPEQRAFYDVDGMWSDAPRLRWRESADGAATASQRTRERR from the coding sequence GTGAGTTCTCGACGACCAGTTCGTCTTGCACCGGGGGCGAATGGCACGGCGGAGCAGTTTGCCTTGGATGCGGCGCGCCTTGTCTCGGAGTTGAAGTGCTCCGAGGTGACGCTCATCGATCTCCGTGGCCTGAGTCCGGTCTGCGACTTCATGGTCATCGCTTCCGGTTCGAGCGAGCGACAGATGCGCTCCGTCGCCCAGCGGCTCGAGGACCTCGGGAAGGAGCGAGGCTCGCCTCCCTATCGTCAGTCGCGCGATGGCGGTGATACATGGATCGTCATCGACTTCGTTGATGTCGTCGTCCATCTCTTCGAACCGGAGCAGCGCGCGTTTTATGATGTCGACGGCATGTGGTCTGACGCGCCGCGCCTTCGATGGCGCGAGAGTGCGGACGGAGCGGCGACGGCGAGCCAGCGCACTCGAGAGCGCCGCTGA
- the rpsU gene encoding 30S ribosomal protein S21, translating to MAIRIKSRTGETIEQMLRRFKKLCEKEGLTKDVKRRQYYEKPSERRRREMRRPAPRPMRPGAPRTAGGPSAGRSREA from the coding sequence ATGGCGATTCGCATCAAGTCACGAACTGGTGAAACCATCGAGCAGATGCTCCGTCGATTCAAGAAGCTCTGCGAGAAGGAGGGCCTCACCAAGGATGTGAAGCGCCGCCAGTACTACGAGAAGCCTTCGGAGCGACGCCGGCGCGAAATGCGTCGTCCCGCACCGCGCCCGATGCGGCCCGGTGCGCCGCGAACGGCCGGTGGCCCCTCCGCTGGACGAAGCCGAGAGGCGTGA
- a CDS encoding NYN domain-containing protein, translating into MPLLVDVANVLHVTGVLPPEIAGPDEVALAELISRSRWGDHWVRLVCDGGAPGERRPFPNLDISLIHTGRRSADEVIIEIASTSSFARRIDVISNDRRVQSGVRSFGCRIMRGEEFLERLASDVSRRRGPQRGRDGSSGVDRSVPLAPESVDAWLETFGMNDSPPRKEP; encoded by the coding sequence ATGCCGCTTCTCGTGGATGTGGCCAATGTTCTCCATGTGACCGGGGTTCTGCCGCCGGAGATTGCCGGACCGGACGAGGTGGCCCTTGCCGAGCTCATTTCCCGCAGCCGTTGGGGCGACCACTGGGTTCGTCTGGTCTGCGATGGCGGAGCCCCCGGCGAGCGGCGCCCGTTTCCGAACCTCGACATCTCTCTCATTCACACCGGACGCCGCAGCGCCGACGAGGTCATCATCGAGATTGCATCGACCTCGAGCTTCGCCCGTCGCATCGATGTGATCTCGAACGATCGCCGGGTCCAGTCCGGCGTCCGGTCTTTCGGCTGCCGCATCATGCGTGGCGAGGAGTTCCTCGAGCGCCTCGCCAGCGATGTCTCGCGCCGGCGCGGACCTCAGCGAGGGCGCGACGGCAGCAGCGGTGTTGATCGCAGTGTGCCACTCGCGCCCGAGTCCGTCGACGCCTGGCTCGAAACCTTCGGTATGAATGACTCTCCACCGCGGAAGGAGCCCTGA
- the pdxH gene encoding pyridoxamine 5'-phosphate oxidase, which translates to MTITRPHAGPRPKLTFTPTPFDFEEPPADPIPAFMKWFEDALQLPVPNPNAMCLATVDSTGTPSARIVLLRGFDERGAVFFTNRHSKKGEAIESNRRVALLFHWDLLERQVRIEGHASHTSDTESDEYWESRPRESRLGSWASEQSRPVENRAELARRIREADEIFRDKPVPRPPHWGGYRVAIDAIEFWQGDPHRVHDRVRYQCTPGLGGWVARRLCP; encoded by the coding sequence ATGACGATCACGCGCCCACATGCCGGCCCCCGTCCGAAGCTCACCTTCACACCCACGCCCTTCGACTTCGAGGAGCCGCCCGCCGATCCGATTCCGGCCTTTATGAAGTGGTTCGAAGATGCGCTCCAGCTTCCCGTGCCGAACCCGAACGCGATGTGTCTGGCGACGGTCGATTCGACCGGCACGCCCTCGGCGCGCATCGTGCTCCTGCGCGGCTTCGATGAGCGAGGCGCGGTCTTTTTCACCAATCGCCACAGCAAGAAGGGTGAGGCGATCGAGAGCAATCGTCGTGTCGCCCTGCTGTTCCACTGGGATCTGCTCGAACGACAGGTGCGCATCGAGGGACACGCCTCGCACACGAGCGACACGGAGAGCGATGAGTACTGGGAGAGCCGCCCGCGCGAGAGTCGGCTTGGGAGCTGGGCAAGTGAACAGAGTCGTCCGGTGGAGAACCGCGCTGAGCTCGCCCGACGAATCCGCGAAGCGGACGAGATCTTCCGGGACAAGCCAGTGCCGCGGCCGCCCCATTGGGGCGGCTACCGGGTCGCCATCGATGCGATTGAGTTCTGGCAGGGCGATCCCCACCGCGTGCATGACCGCGTGCGATATCAGTGCACGCCGGGCCTCGGAGGCTGGGTGGCGCGGCGCCTCTGCCCGTAA